The following proteins are co-located in the Paenibacillus sp. JNUCC32 genome:
- a CDS encoding MerR family transcriptional regulator, with amino-acid sequence MLYTVKEVSELSGVTIKTLHHYHKIGLLQPAEISDAGYRLYGAAELERLQQIRFYREMDFPLEQIKELMEETPDRLSILTEQEKLLLARWNRLERVLQTLRQSIEYVGEGKSMKPEELFKGFDSEEEWKDALAEQNQHLKERYEVDLLDGAPMDVPNMNEQAKEAAGFMAGMANALITGIRHDDERVRDSIHEHLRFMNEHGHAFTAADFAGQTKFFLHDEFHLRMLEEQQTGLAYYLHAAAEAYANLT; translated from the coding sequence ATGCTGTACACGGTAAAAGAGGTTTCGGAACTGTCCGGGGTAACCATCAAGACGCTGCATCATTATCACAAAATCGGACTGCTGCAGCCTGCCGAGATCAGCGATGCGGGGTATCGCTTGTACGGCGCGGCGGAACTGGAGCGCTTGCAGCAAATCCGGTTCTACAGGGAGATGGATTTTCCGTTGGAACAAATTAAAGAGCTGATGGAGGAAACGCCGGATCGGCTCTCCATTCTCACGGAGCAGGAGAAACTGCTCCTGGCCCGGTGGAATCGGCTGGAGCGCGTTCTGCAGACGTTGAGGCAGTCCATAGAATACGTTGGGGAGGGAAAAAGCATGAAGCCGGAAGAATTGTTCAAAGGTTTTGATAGCGAAGAAGAGTGGAAGGATGCCTTGGCTGAGCAGAATCAACATTTGAAGGAGCGGTACGAGGTGGATCTGCTTGACGGAGCACCGATGGATGTTCCCAATATGAACGAGCAAGCGAAGGAAGCGGCAGGCTTTATGGCCGGCATGGCTAATGCGCTGATAACGGGAATCAGGCACGATGATGAGCGTGTTCGGGATTCGATCCACGAACATTTGCGATTTATGAACGAGCATGGCCACGCTTTTACCGCCGCCGATTTTGCCGGGCAAACGAAGTTTTTCCTGCACGATGAATTCCATCTGCGGATGCTGGAAGAGCAGCAGACGGGGCTGGCTTATTATCTGCATGCGGCTGCAGAGGCGTATGCGAATCTGACGTAA